The candidate division KSB1 bacterium genome window below encodes:
- a CDS encoding T9SS type A sorting domain-containing protein — protein MDYLATQPIALPATAEQLRFHYRVFSSCEQDTLADKIATGFTNVEVVFRITDQASGQSYVLTERYADTNGAIDEKQEVTVDVSPLAGASIVIRPELGGPAVVGKQFSYKLGHIYIEQPKALPKPRPQQLKTLEPETFAITQNYPNPFNACTHIQYSLAEAGKVKLAVYDLLGREVAILVNQHQPAGYYEVTFDGRDLASGIYIYRLEAGAYVAIRKLVLVR, from the coding sequence ATGGATTATCTGGCCACTCAGCCAATAGCGCTTCCTGCCACGGCCGAACAATTGCGCTTTCATTATCGCGTATTCAGCAGTTGCGAGCAAGATACTTTGGCTGATAAAATTGCCACTGGCTTTACCAATGTTGAAGTGGTCTTTCGAATAACGGATCAAGCTTCAGGTCAGAGTTATGTCCTCACAGAACGCTACGCCGATACCAATGGTGCTATTGATGAAAAGCAGGAAGTGACAGTGGATGTCTCGCCCTTGGCTGGAGCTTCGATCGTCATCAGGCCCGAGCTTGGTGGGCCAGCGGTTGTGGGAAAGCAGTTCAGCTACAAGCTGGGTCACATTTACATCGAACAACCTAAGGCGCTGCCAAAGCCAAGGCCGCAACAGTTGAAAACACTTGAGCCAGAGACGTTTGCCATAACACAAAACTATCCCAACCCCTTTAATGCCTGCACCCATATTCAATATTCCCTGGCAGAAGCTGGCAAGGTGAAATTAGCGGTTTATGATCTTTTGGGACGCGAAGTGGCCATTTTAGTGAACCAGCATCAGCCAGCAGGATATTATGAAGTGACGTTTGATGGCCGCGATTTAGCCAGCGGGATTTATATCTATCGCCTTGAAGCTGGCGCGTATGTTGCCATTAGAAAGTTGGTGCTGGTTCGCTAG